In Ascaphus truei isolate aAscTru1 chromosome 5, aAscTru1.hap1, whole genome shotgun sequence, one genomic interval encodes:
- the GPX3 gene encoding glutathione peroxidase 3, with protein MGRRFLILWFLPCFLAARIQGHKDLDQKSVDCYSSVDGSVYDYGALTIDGSQFVNFKQYEGKMMLFVNVATYUGLTLQYLELNALQEELGSHGLTIMGFPCNQFGQQEPGNNEEILLGLKYVRPGGGFVPKFQLFEKKDVNGKKEQKLFTFLKNACPPVGNSLGNPTNRLFWDPIKVNDIKWNFEKFLVGPDGRPVKRWHPRTPVSEVRRDLVSFIRSQQDSQRILLLEMEQK; from the exons ATGGGGAGGCGGTTTCTGATTTTGTGGTTTCTGCCCTGCTTCCTGGCTGCCCGGATCCAGGGACACAAAGATCTGGACCAGAAGTCG GTTGACTGTTACAGCTCCGTGGATGGATCTGTCTATGATTATGGGGCCCTCACCATAGACGGGAGTCAGTTTGTCAACTTCAAACAGTACGAAGGGAAGATGATGCTGTTTGTGAATGTGGCGACATACTGAGGGCTCACCCTGCAGTACTTAG AACTGAATGCACTACAAGAAGAACTAGGTTCCCATGGGCTCACCATCATGGGATTCCCTTGTAACCAGTTTGGACAGCAAGAACCTGGAAACAATGAAGAAATCCTTTTGGGATTGAA ATATGTGCGTCCTGGGGGAGGCTTTGTCCCAAAATTCCAGTTGTTTGAGAAGAAGGACGTGAATGGGAAAAAAGAACAGAAGCTATTCACATTTCTGAAG AATGCCTGCCCCCCAGTGGGTAACAGTTTAGGCAATCCAACCAACCGGCTCTTTTGGGACCCCATCAAGGTCAATGACATCAAGTGGAACTTTGAGAAGTTCCTTGTGGGACCAGATGGACGACCTGTGAAACGCTGGCACCCCCGTACACCTGTGTCTGAAGTGAGGAGAGACCTTGTCTCGTTCATAAGATCACAGCAGGATTCCCAAAGAATCCTCCTGCTAGAGATGGAGCAGAAGTAG